The nucleotide window AGCCGTAGCCGTTTACACCGTCGCGGCCGTACGAACCGGTGATGAGCCTGTCCGAGGCGGAGCCGGACGAGCTGTTACTCCGAGTGACACAGTCGTTGTTCGTGGTGCTGGGCGCAGTGTTCGGCGCGAGTCTGGTCGTGTCGCCGGCGGCCACGCTCGCGCGGACCGCCGGGGTGGCGGCCGACAGCGCCGAGCTCGCCGTCGTCCGGACGGTCGCGCAGTTCCTCGGGTTCGGGCTGGCGTGTGCCGTGTTCGTCTACTACGCCGACGCCCGCGACCTGATCGGCGCCCGGGTGCCCTCGCTCCGCGAGGCGGTGCTCGTCGTCGCCGGCGTCGTGACGCTGTTGGCCCTCCAGTTCGCGCTCCTGATCGGGCTGTCGCAGCTGGGGCTGGAGACGGGCCAGAACCGAGCGATCACGACCGACGGCCGCCAGCCGGTGTACTTCCTGTACATGATCGCCGTGTCGATTCTGTTCGTGGGGCCGGCCGAGGAGCTCCTCTTTCGCGGGGTCGTCCAGGGACAGGTCCGACGGGTGGCCGGCCCGGTTGCGGCCGTCGCGTTCGCGTCGCTCGTGTTCGGCGCGATCCACTTCGCCAGCGTCACCGGCGGCGTGGGCGGTCAGGCAGCGTACATTCTAGTGGCGGCGTTGTTGGGTGTCCTCCTCGGCGTCCTGTACGAGGCCACCGGGAACGTCGTCGTCCCGGCGCTGACACACGGGCTGTACAACGCCGTCCTGTTCGG belongs to Halobaculum sp. MBLA0143 and includes:
- a CDS encoding lysostaphin resistance A-like protein, whose protein sequence is MSLSEAEPDELLLRVTQSLFVVLGAVFGASLVVSPAATLARTAGVAADSAELAVVRTVAQFLGFGLACAVFVYYADARDLIGARVPSLREAVLVVAGVVTLLALQFALLIGLSQLGLETGQNRAITTDGRQPVYFLYMIAVSILFVGPAEELLFRGVVQGQVRRVAGPVAAVAFASLVFGAIHFASVTGGVGGQAAYILVAALLGVLLGVLYEATGNVVVPALTHGLYNAVLFGLQYTQVVG